A DNA window from Arachis hypogaea cultivar Tifrunner chromosome 18, arahy.Tifrunner.gnm2.J5K5, whole genome shotgun sequence contains the following coding sequences:
- the LOC112771824 gene encoding hypothetical protein At1g04090, whose translation MWEGPNYPMSGVKYESGGVVFMLFFLWTTLTTITRAMEVPKITQRFHFPGNPFKKKHFPPPPPPVPIQKKFNLPAAVPVWPPGNGFSKGSIDLGGLEVSQITTFNKIWASQEGGPDNQGATIFEPSGIPQGFSMLGSYSQPNNKALFGWVLVAKDLSPPNTINGTLKKPIDYSLIWTSENLGIKQDSNVYVWTPAAPDGYKAVGHVVTTSADKPALNKVMCVRIDLTDQCEKNSVIWNGPNGINFFEARPSNRGTQSPSVQVGTFVAQYVNATGPLTISCLKNTKSIASSMPNVQQIEAIVKAYSPIMYLHPHEEFLPSSVNWFFSNGALLFTRGNESNPVAIAQNGTNLPQDPNNDGAFWLDLPADAANKDRVKKGNLESARSYIHVKPMLGGTFSDIAMWVFYPFNGPARAKVDFFNINLGKIGEHVGDWEHVTLRVSNFNGELWQMYFSQHSHGQWVEASQLEFQSGNNNNKPVVYSSLHGHASYPHAGLVLQGTSNIGVRNDTDSSNIVMDLGLHDLVSAEYLGSQVVEPPWLNYFREWGPKVDYDIDDELKKVAKALPGRLRSLLDKVVKSLPSEVLGEEGPTGPKVKNNWNGDEV comes from the exons ATGTGGGAAGGACCAAACTATCCAATGAGTGGTGTCAAATATGAGAGTGGTGGTGttgttttcatgctgttttttCTTTGGACAACATTAACAACAATAACTCGAGCAATGGAGGTACCTAAGATTACTCAAAGGTTCCATTTTCCAG GAAATCCCTTCAAGAAAAAGCactttcctcctcctcctcctcctgttCCCATTCAAAAGAAATTCAACCTTCCAGCAGCAGTACCTGTTTGGCCACCAG GTAATGGTTTCTCAAAAGGAAGCATTGATCTTGGTGGGTTGGAAGTGTCTCAAATAACAACATTCAACAAAATATGGGCATCCCAGGAAGGTGGACCAGACAACCAAGGTGCCACAATTTTTGAGCCGTCAGGAATTCCACAAGGCTTCTCCATGTTGGGTAGTTACAGCCAACCAAACAATAAGGCCTTGTTTGGATGGGTCCTTGTGGCAAAAGATTTGTCCCCACCAAACACCATTAATGGAACATTAAAGAAACCGATTGATTACTCACTTATATGGACCAGTGAAAATCTTGGCATCAAACAAGACAGCAATGTCTATGTTTGGACACCAGCAGCTCCTGATGG GTACAAAGCTGTTGGGCATGTTGTGACAACTTCAGCGGACAAACCTGCCCTTAACAAAGTGATGTGTGTGAGGATAGACCTTACCGACCAATGTGAGAAGAATTCAGTGATCTGGAATGGTCCCAATGGCATAAATTTCTTTGAGGCAAGGCCAAGCAATAGAGGAACTCAATCTCCTAGCGTTCAAGTAGGAACATTTGTTGCACAATATGTTAATGCCACTGGCCCTCTAACAATTTCATGCCTTAAAAACACCAAAAGCATTGCATCATCAATGCCTAATGTGCAACAAATTGAGGCTATAGTTAAGGCTTATTCTCCAATTATGTACTTGCATCCTCATGAAGAATTCCTTCCTTCTTCAGTCAATTGGTTTTTCTCAAATGGAGCATTGCTATTCACAAGAGGGAACGAGTCGAATCCGGTGGCAATAGCGCAGAATGGAACCAACCTACCTCAGGATCCGAACAATGATGGTGCGTTCTGGCTTGACCTTCCGGCCGACGCAGCCAACAAAGATAGGGTGAAGAAGGGAAATTTGGAAAGTGCAAGAAGCTACATACATGTGAAACCAATGCTTGGTGGAACTTTTAGTGACATTGCAATGTGGGTGTTCTACCCATTCAATGGGCCTGCAAGGGCAAAAGTGGATTTCTTTAACATTAACTTGGGGAAAATAGGTGAACATGTTGGTGATTGGGAGCATGTTACATTAAGGGTAAGCAATTTCAATGGAGAATTATGGCAAATGTATTTCTCACAACATAGTCATGGTCAATGGGTTGAAGCCTCACAACTTGAGTTCCAAAGTGGGAACAATAATAACAAGCCTGTGGTTTATTCTTCTTTGCATGGACACGCATCTTACCCACACGCTGGCCTTGTTTTGCAAGGAACAAGTAATATTGGTGTGAGGAATGATACTGATTCAAGTAACATTGTCATGGATTTGGGGTTACATGACTTGGTTTCTGCTGAGTATTTGGGTTCTCAAGTTGTGGAACCTCCATGGCTTAACTATTTTAGAGAATGGGGTCCAAAAGTTGATTATGACATTGATGATGAGTTGAAGAAAGTGGCTAAAGCATTGCCTGGGAGGTTGAGATCTCTTTTAGACAAGGTTGTGAAGAGTTTGCCAAGTGAAGTGTTAGGAGAAGAAGGGCCAACTGGTCCTAAGGTGAAGAATAATTGGAATGGAGATGAGGTTTAG